From Gimesia panareensis, the proteins below share one genomic window:
- a CDS encoding sodium:solute symporter family transporter: protein MTIFLGWYFSRGQEDTSEYFVGSGQMNPFLIGVSLFATLLSTITYLSTPGEILGKGPVYLVKDLAMPFIFILVGFFMLPVYMKSRVTSAYELLEEKLGLGIRILGAVMFLGLRLIWMSLLVYLTAKAITTMLNVGDEWIPYIVMGTGMVAIIYTSLGGLRAVVITDLIQTILLFGGALLVIATITYHLGGFSWFPTQWNSNWDTQPFFSTDPATRVTYVGTFLSILIWYVATLCGDQVSVQRFMSTRDAVAARKSLAIQLTVSVVVSLTLAMVGFALLGYFTAFPNEIPAGMELKKDADKFFPHYIANHLPIGVSGCVVSAMFAAAMSSIDSGVNSITAVVMTDFFDRFGIKPKTERGHIFSARLLALGIGVIVVLSSSLMGSIPGNITAVTNKTANLLTTPIFCLFFFALFIPYARPAGVLVGAVLGTTTAVLIAFSGPIFVENYTSDMADPISFQWIAPAAVTVNIASGCLISYLIASSQKIRTGT from the coding sequence ATGACTATTTTTCTGGGGTGGTACTTCAGTCGAGGACAGGAAGATACATCCGAATATTTTGTAGGCAGTGGCCAGATGAACCCGTTTCTGATCGGAGTTTCTTTGTTTGCCACCTTACTCAGTACGATCACCTATTTATCGACTCCGGGAGAAATCCTGGGGAAAGGACCTGTCTATCTGGTCAAAGATCTGGCGATGCCTTTCATTTTTATTCTCGTCGGTTTTTTTATGTTACCGGTATATATGAAAAGTCGAGTTACCAGTGCTTATGAACTTCTGGAAGAGAAACTGGGGCTCGGTATCCGCATATTGGGAGCTGTCATGTTTCTGGGGCTGCGGTTGATCTGGATGTCTCTACTCGTCTATCTGACAGCGAAAGCCATCACCACAATGTTGAATGTTGGTGATGAATGGATTCCCTATATCGTTATGGGCACTGGCATGGTGGCCATTATTTATACATCACTGGGAGGCTTAAGGGCTGTTGTGATCACCGATTTGATCCAGACGATTCTGTTGTTTGGAGGAGCATTACTGGTGATTGCCACGATTACCTATCATCTGGGTGGGTTCAGCTGGTTTCCAACGCAGTGGAATTCCAACTGGGATACACAACCATTTTTCAGTACTGATCCAGCGACACGAGTTACTTATGTCGGCACGTTTCTATCAATTTTGATCTGGTATGTTGCCACCCTGTGTGGAGACCAGGTTTCGGTGCAGCGATTCATGTCAACCAGGGATGCCGTAGCTGCACGGAAATCATTAGCGATCCAGCTCACCGTTTCAGTAGTTGTGTCACTGACTCTGGCGATGGTCGGTTTCGCATTGTTAGGCTATTTCACTGCATTTCCGAATGAAATTCCTGCAGGGATGGAGCTCAAAAAAGACGCTGACAAATTTTTTCCGCATTACATCGCCAACCACCTGCCGATTGGAGTATCTGGATGTGTTGTCTCAGCGATGTTTGCAGCTGCCATGTCCAGTATCGACTCGGGAGTGAACTCCATTACTGCAGTTGTCATGACAGACTTTTTTGATCGCTTTGGAATCAAACCCAAAACAGAACGCGGACATATATTCTCGGCCCGTCTGCTTGCTCTGGGGATTGGAGTCATCGTGGTACTGTCAAGTTCTTTGATGGGAAGTATTCCGGGGAATATAACAGCTGTCACCAATAAAACGGCGAATTTATTGACCACGCCAATTTTCTGTCTGTTCTTTTTTGCCTTATTCATCCCTTATGCCCGCCCCGCCGGAGTGCTGGTGGGGGCTGTTCTGGGGACGACAACTGCCGTATTGATCGCCTTCTCAGGCCCGATCTTTGTGGAGAATTACACATCAGATATGGCGGACCCCATCAGTTTTCAATGGATTGCACCGGCGGCAGTTACCGTAAATATTGCCAGCGGTTGTCTGATCAGTTATCTCATTGCCAGTTCCCAAAAAATAAGGACCGGCACATAA
- a CDS encoding phage portal protein, with protein sequence MWNPFKKLASRFKSQRFAVALRTALGAGQPGSWYSDHRQESEQFTGWTFVAIRAICLQAMQASVAVYDDSVNGSRQKQLRRHLRSDTGYGLSRSLYASESGASIPLPNDHGLCQILKHPNPTQSGAAFRYERVLQLQLTGTCIVWNVPNQFGKTVQRYVIPTAIASPVPPSADLPEGGYTVQASSSRYDIDVYSGSLGSSGMLQQVLGKIIPLSQLQITRWPHPLHKNDGQSPVSAGARWIDSANQIDAARWAQMNNGADPSIVVTCGKDMNPTREELEAAAAMFDQKYGGTENTGKAIFTTGEQVVSLTATPREMDYNTSFVELRDAILALHGVPGIAAGISDGGSYAAFYASLKQFISLTVQPVLDLLAEDDTEYLAPQFGKNLTIEIEATQVDDPDLLEKRLATDIRAQIIKVDELRAIRGLPPLGPKEGGDEIVRPVRKEQPATDPPIENHTTAPSLLPGKSLSEALHLRSNSQSINCSN encoded by the coding sequence ATGTGGAACCCCTTCAAAAAACTCGCCTCACGCTTCAAGTCACAGCGGTTCGCAGTAGCGTTGCGAACCGCACTGGGAGCAGGACAGCCAGGCAGCTGGTACAGCGATCACAGGCAGGAATCAGAACAATTCACCGGTTGGACGTTCGTCGCCATTAGAGCAATTTGCCTGCAGGCAATGCAGGCTTCTGTTGCCGTCTATGACGACTCTGTCAATGGTTCCAGACAGAAACAACTTCGACGTCATTTAAGATCAGACACTGGATATGGTCTCTCCCGAAGCTTGTATGCCAGTGAATCCGGGGCATCCATTCCCCTGCCAAACGATCATGGACTATGTCAGATTCTGAAACATCCCAACCCCACACAATCCGGAGCCGCTTTCCGTTATGAGCGTGTATTACAGTTACAACTGACGGGAACATGTATCGTCTGGAACGTTCCCAACCAGTTCGGAAAAACAGTACAGCGTTATGTGATTCCCACCGCGATCGCCTCACCAGTTCCCCCATCGGCCGACCTGCCTGAAGGCGGTTACACAGTTCAGGCTTCCTCATCTCGCTACGACATCGATGTCTATTCAGGATCTTTAGGATCCAGTGGCATGCTGCAACAGGTGCTCGGAAAAATCATTCCCCTCTCGCAATTGCAAATCACACGCTGGCCTCATCCTCTCCACAAAAACGACGGTCAGTCCCCCGTCAGTGCAGGCGCCCGTTGGATCGATTCAGCGAATCAGATCGATGCTGCACGCTGGGCTCAGATGAATAATGGTGCTGATCCTTCAATCGTCGTCACCTGTGGCAAGGACATGAACCCGACCAGAGAGGAACTCGAAGCAGCAGCAGCCATGTTTGATCAGAAATATGGTGGCACGGAAAATACAGGCAAAGCAATCTTCACAACCGGCGAACAGGTGGTCTCACTGACTGCAACTCCCCGGGAAATGGATTACAATACCTCATTTGTCGAGCTCAGAGATGCGATCCTGGCCCTGCACGGAGTCCCCGGAATCGCTGCCGGGATCTCAGATGGAGGCAGCTATGCCGCCTTTTATGCCAGCTTGAAACAGTTTATATCACTGACTGTTCAGCCAGTTCTGGATTTGCTGGCAGAAGATGATACGGAGTATCTGGCACCGCAGTTCGGGAAAAATCTGACGATTGAAATCGAAGCCACACAGGTTGATGATCCGGATCTCCTGGAGAAACGTCTGGCAACAGACATACGCGCACAGATTATCAAAGTCGATGAGTTAAGAGCCATCCGCGGACTGCCTCCTCTTGGGCCTAAAGAAGGCGGCGACGAAATTGTCAGACCAGTTCGGAAAGAACAACCTGCAACTGATCCCCCAATTGAAAACCACACCACAGCGCCCAGTCTACTACCAGGAAAAAGTCTGTCAGAGGCATTACATCTGCGTTCGAACTCCCAATCAATAAATTGTTCAAATTAG
- a CDS encoding aminotransferase-like domain-containing protein, protein MSLPSQISFSKKRTWSHDLPISFLMQQGVENPGVLSLAAGLVDQGSLPVDSTRKALEALFADPKTGREALQYGTTAGSLALRTLLLSHLSNLEQKSADELGITVDNIIVTTGSQQFLSLAGEVLLDPGDICLVAAPTYFVFLGVLQGLGARIISVETDEFGMRMDALESTLEMLESQGELAKVKMIYLVSDYENPSGLSLSIDRRRQVVEIARKWSRMQRILILEDLAYRELCYDGPVAPSIRSFDPTGETVILTQTFSKSFSPGLRVGFGVASPEICAAIRDKKGNDDFGSTNLSQHILARVLDDKLYYEHVEQLRSVYREKRDCMLDAADACFSDIPGVHWVHPNGGLYVWMTLPESIETGFQSPLFQRAVHEDKVMYVPGELFYAFDQGISAEEQPAIQKNHMRLTFGVQNPEGIREGMKRLSNAVKSLS, encoded by the coding sequence ATGTCGCTTCCCAGTCAGATCAGTTTCAGTAAAAAAAGAACCTGGAGTCACGATTTACCAATCAGCTTTCTCATGCAGCAGGGAGTTGAAAACCCGGGAGTCCTTTCGCTGGCAGCTGGTCTGGTTGATCAGGGAAGCCTCCCTGTAGACTCTACCAGGAAGGCACTGGAAGCGTTATTCGCAGATCCGAAAACGGGACGAGAAGCACTACAGTATGGTACTACTGCTGGTTCGTTAGCCTTAAGAACGCTTCTGCTGTCCCACCTGTCAAATCTGGAACAAAAATCGGCCGACGAACTGGGTATCACCGTGGACAACATCATTGTCACGACCGGGTCTCAACAGTTTCTGTCTCTGGCAGGCGAAGTGTTGCTCGATCCCGGGGATATCTGCCTGGTCGCAGCTCCCACCTATTTTGTATTCCTGGGTGTGCTACAGGGACTTGGTGCACGGATCATTTCTGTCGAAACAGATGAGTTCGGCATGCGGATGGACGCCCTCGAATCCACTCTGGAAATGCTCGAATCCCAGGGAGAACTAGCAAAAGTAAAGATGATCTATCTGGTCAGTGATTATGAAAATCCTTCGGGGCTTTCACTTTCAATAGACCGACGACGACAGGTGGTGGAAATTGCTCGTAAATGGTCCCGAATGCAGCGAATTCTGATTCTGGAAGATCTGGCCTACCGCGAACTCTGTTATGACGGTCCCGTTGCTCCCAGTATTCGAAGTTTTGACCCTACCGGAGAAACCGTCATTCTCACACAAACTTTCTCTAAAAGTTTTTCTCCCGGTTTGAGAGTCGGGTTTGGAGTTGCCTCGCCTGAGATCTGCGCAGCAATTCGAGATAAGAAAGGTAATGATGACTTTGGATCCACCAACCTGAGCCAGCATATCTTAGCGCGCGTCCTGGACGATAAATTATATTACGAACATGTTGAACAGTTACGCAGCGTATACCGTGAAAAGCGAGACTGTATGCTGGATGCCGCTGATGCCTGTTTTTCGGACATTCCTGGTGTGCACTGGGTACATCCAAATGGAGGACTCTATGTCTGGATGACCTTGCCCGAGTCAATCGAAACCGGCTTTCAAAGTCCGCTGTTCCAGCGTGCGGTTCATGAGGACAAAGTCATGTATGTCCCCGGCGAATTATTCTATGCATTCGACCAGGGTATTAGTGCAGAAGAGCAACCTGCCATTCAGAAAAATCATATGCGGTTGACGTTTGGGGTACAAAATCCTGAAGGAATCAGGGAAGGGATGAAGCGATTATCAAATGCGGTTAAATCATTGTCATAA
- a CDS encoding phage head-tail connector protein, with amino-acid sequence MSWTTKTTIKTLLGISDTSLDTVIELLIPQAEAMVKGYLQREVEQATYTEYYSGTGDQTLVLNQTPVQSVTSVHQDLNGFYGDGTDAFPVSSELVQGTDFVLRKDHATAAEISNSGILYRLGTVWTRPDMTQRGQLARAPGTGKGNIKVAYTAGWETVPADIQFATSRLITSMLESRSRAGRIQSESIEDYSYSLSGVEAETMLLDSVKGSLARYRKVVI; translated from the coding sequence ATGAGCTGGACCACCAAAACTACAATTAAGACTCTGCTGGGGATCAGTGACACATCTCTGGATACGGTGATTGAACTACTGATCCCCCAGGCAGAGGCCATGGTCAAAGGTTATCTTCAACGGGAGGTCGAACAGGCTACCTATACCGAGTATTACAGCGGAACGGGGGACCAGACCCTGGTACTGAATCAGACCCCGGTGCAGTCTGTTACTTCAGTCCATCAAGACCTCAACGGTTTTTATGGGGACGGCACGGACGCCTTCCCTGTTTCCTCAGAACTCGTCCAGGGGACAGACTTTGTGCTTCGTAAAGATCACGCCACAGCAGCGGAGATCAGCAATAGTGGAATTCTCTATCGGCTGGGAACAGTCTGGACTCGCCCCGACATGACACAACGTGGACAACTTGCCCGCGCTCCCGGGACGGGGAAAGGCAACATCAAGGTCGCTTATACCGCAGGCTGGGAAACAGTTCCAGCCGATATCCAGTTTGCAACCAGCAGACTGATCACCTCGATGCTGGAATCTCGCAGTCGTGCCGGGCGGATTCAGTCGGAGTCAATCGAGGATTACAGCTACTCCCTTTCTGGGGTAGAGGCTGAAACAATGTTGCTGGACTCCGTCAAAGGTTCACTCGCCCGTTACAGGAAGGTGGTGATCTGA
- a CDS encoding YkgJ family cysteine cluster protein, with protein sequence MGICDSCHSGCCRSFAVPISGADIHQFTHRQNLNFWDFACRWEDAEGLISRNLAPHFFFADDPETPFVICLKHIPSASFPGTTKCRFLMECLPDEEYPKGLGRCGIYQERPQTCRCFPAKLNDSNELAILYDIPSNGRDGEPAYDLCSRQWTASDLNPNETIQSLIIARYEMTFFSKIAMIWNQTPGEWNHFPEFIDRIYSNRIISEPRQNTPSQSTTVTESAEPFNKAA encoded by the coding sequence ATGGGCATTTGTGATTCCTGCCATTCCGGTTGTTGTCGATCTTTTGCTGTTCCCATTTCCGGGGCAGACATTCATCAATTCACACACCGACAGAATCTGAATTTCTGGGACTTCGCCTGTCGCTGGGAAGACGCCGAAGGCTTAATCTCTCGAAACCTGGCCCCCCATTTCTTTTTTGCTGATGATCCTGAGACTCCTTTCGTGATCTGCCTCAAACATATTCCCAGCGCTTCATTTCCGGGAACGACTAAATGTCGTTTTCTGATGGAATGCCTGCCCGATGAAGAATATCCTAAAGGGCTCGGACGGTGCGGCATCTACCAGGAGCGTCCTCAGACCTGTCGCTGTTTTCCTGCTAAATTGAATGATTCGAATGAACTGGCGATTTTGTACGATATTCCGTCAAACGGTCGAGACGGCGAACCAGCGTATGATCTCTGTTCACGGCAATGGACCGCTTCGGATTTGAATCCCAACGAAACGATCCAGAGCCTGATTATTGCCAGATACGAAATGACATTCTTCAGCAAGATTGCCATGATCTGGAACCAGACGCCTGGAGAATGGAATCACTTTCCAGAATTTATCGACCGTATTTATTCAAATCGGATTATCTCAGAGCCCCGGCAGAACACTCCATCCCAGAGTACTACTGTTACTGAAAGCGCTGAACCGTTTAACAAAGCGGCCTGA
- a CDS encoding phage major capsid protein, whose protein sequence is MSETLEEKVKSLSSNIESLTKSVDQLNSPDISGVRHDSQGRLTSYWESDESPSRSEKFNQPQIKSLRTFPNGYQPYSEFQTFGEFIRCGFKDRSELISKTKKSWGMCKAIQGMSEVVGADGGIAILPEFHQDILTHIYQNDIFGRTDHYQVAGNNMTFPTDPESSRADGSRAGGLRAYWVGEGDPLTGTTPKLGETTLKLNKLAVLVYLTEELINDNGLALESYVNKKVTEEMEFMLGESIFNGNGVGKPLGIMQSSARVTVPKESGQAANTIVAENILHMWSRMRATSRKNSAWFINQDTEPQLHQMSLGVSTAGGQLVYMPPSGLSGASYATLMGRPVIPTEFNETLGTEGDIMLSSLDDYITISKGGIEQAESMHVEFLTDQLALRFIMRIDGKPWETQPLTPYKGTATQSSFVTLATRS, encoded by the coding sequence ATGTCTGAAACACTTGAGGAAAAAGTAAAGTCACTCTCTTCCAACATTGAAAGTCTCACCAAAAGTGTCGATCAATTGAATAGCCCCGATATCAGCGGTGTTCGTCATGATTCTCAGGGACGACTGACAAGCTACTGGGAATCGGATGAGAGTCCCTCCAGATCAGAGAAATTCAACCAGCCTCAGATCAAAAGCTTGCGTACGTTTCCAAACGGGTATCAACCTTATTCCGAGTTTCAGACCTTTGGTGAATTCATTCGCTGCGGTTTTAAAGATCGTAGTGAGCTGATCTCCAAAACGAAGAAATCCTGGGGAATGTGTAAAGCCATCCAGGGAATGTCTGAAGTGGTGGGAGCTGACGGTGGCATCGCTATCTTGCCGGAATTTCATCAGGATATTCTGACTCACATTTACCAGAACGATATCTTCGGCCGTACAGATCACTACCAGGTAGCCGGAAATAACATGACTTTTCCGACAGACCCGGAATCCAGCCGTGCAGACGGGTCACGCGCCGGCGGGCTGCGTGCCTACTGGGTTGGTGAAGGCGATCCTCTTACAGGTACCACACCTAAACTGGGTGAGACAACCTTGAAGCTGAATAAGTTAGCCGTGCTGGTCTACCTTACTGAAGAACTGATCAATGACAATGGCCTGGCTCTGGAATCTTACGTCAACAAAAAAGTGACTGAAGAGATGGAGTTCATGTTGGGTGAATCCATCTTCAATGGGAATGGGGTCGGAAAACCACTCGGAATCATGCAGTCTTCGGCCCGGGTGACAGTCCCCAAGGAGTCCGGCCAGGCAGCAAATACCATTGTGGCTGAGAATATCCTGCACATGTGGAGCAGAATGCGGGCGACTTCACGTAAAAATTCTGCCTGGTTCATCAACCAGGATACAGAACCTCAGCTTCATCAGATGAGCCTGGGAGTTTCCACAGCGGGAGGGCAACTGGTTTACATGCCCCCTTCCGGTCTCTCGGGGGCATCCTATGCAACCTTAATGGGACGCCCCGTAATTCCCACCGAATTCAACGAGACGCTCGGTACAGAAGGTGACATCATGCTCTCCAGTCTTGATGACTACATCACAATCAGTAAAGGGGGAATCGAACAGGCAGAATCAATGCATGTGGAATTTCTGACTGATCAACTGGCTCTGAGATTCATCATGCGAATTGATGGCAAACCCTGGGAAACTCAACCTCTGACTCCCTACAAAGGCACCGCAACACAATCCAGTTTTGTAACGCTGGCAACACGTTCATAA